One Pseudocalidococcus azoricus BACA0444 DNA segment encodes these proteins:
- a CDS encoding ATP-dependent Clp protease proteolytic subunit produces MPIGVPKVPYRMPGEPYTQWIDIYNRLYRERIIFLGREVDDEIANQIVAVMLYLDSEDPGKDIMLYINSPGGSVTAGMAIYDTMQHIKSDVVTICVGLAASMGSFLLAAGTKGKRLALPHSRIMIHQPSGGTRGQATDIEIEAREILRIRRQLNNLYVHHTGQVLEKIEKDMDRDYFMSAQEAKDYGLIDRVIEDRPA; encoded by the coding sequence CCCCTACCGGATGCCCGGTGAACCTTACACCCAATGGATTGACATTTACAACCGCCTCTATCGGGAACGGATTATTTTTTTGGGGCGGGAAGTAGATGATGAAATTGCTAACCAAATTGTGGCAGTAATGCTTTACCTTGACTCAGAAGACCCAGGCAAAGACATCATGCTCTACATCAATTCCCCTGGGGGATCGGTCACGGCTGGGATGGCGATTTATGACACGATGCAGCATATCAAATCCGATGTAGTGACCATCTGCGTTGGCCTGGCCGCTTCGATGGGTTCTTTTCTCTTGGCAGCAGGCACAAAGGGTAAACGCCTCGCTCTGCCTCACTCCCGGATTATGATCCATCAACCCTCCGGTGGCACTCGTGGGCAAGCAACGGATATTGAAATTGAAGCGCGGGAAATTCTGCGGATTCGTCGCCAACTGAATAATCTTTATGTCCATCACACAGGGCAAGTGCTTGAAAAAATTGAAAAAGATATGGATCGGGATTATTTTATGTCGGCCCAAGAAGCCAAAGACTATGGCCTGATTGATCGGGTCATTGAAGATCGGCCTGCTTAA